Proteins encoded by one window of Paenibacillus urinalis:
- a CDS encoding extracellular solute-binding protein, with translation MMCWTLAACSGNTGTSSEDTAEVPSNSSPKPIEADSSPMKSSPDEPAWKLDTTPITFDWYINFDWFTSKWGGNVVSDYITNKTGVSLNFIVPAGDASEKLNTMMAARSLPDFITLAWYEDSVQKLINGDMVLPLNELADQYDPYFFKVADPAKLGWYRQSNGNVYAYPNASSSPADYQKYGPLFTSNQTFVVRKDMYEALGKPDMSTPEGFLSALKAAKEKFPEVDGQPLIPIGLHEFTETGNYSLEEYLQNFLAIPQQKDGKLYDRRSDPTYLKWLKVFRQAHEDGLIPTDVYIDEKRLEKDEKIAQGRYFAMLYQWSDFSEINQALYKKDPNKVYIAIDGPANEAHDPPTLAGNGVSGWTVTLISKNVKDKERAIAFLSYLLSEEGNRDLFLGEKGVTYDRIDGKDQFLPEVMQLLNTDRQAFDSKYGGSYMYWMLMDTNKNLEWMTGMDAEPAKQISDWTRGKTVSMSEFENLDPDPTTKEGIAEGKNTRLWAETLPKLLMAKSEAEFDQLFAEYMNTITEAPEYEAIIASRQAAYERNVEKLRSTHNP, from the coding sequence ATGATGTGCTGGACGTTAGCGGCTTGCTCCGGCAACACAGGCACCTCGAGTGAAGACACGGCTGAGGTTCCATCGAACTCAAGCCCCAAACCCATCGAGGCAGATTCTTCTCCAATGAAGTCTTCCCCGGATGAGCCAGCCTGGAAGCTGGACACGACACCTATTACATTTGACTGGTACATCAATTTTGATTGGTTCACCAGCAAGTGGGGAGGTAACGTAGTATCCGATTATATAACGAATAAGACAGGAGTCAGCCTGAACTTTATCGTGCCTGCCGGCGATGCCAGCGAGAAGCTGAACACGATGATGGCAGCGAGATCACTCCCTGACTTCATCACACTGGCCTGGTACGAGGATTCTGTGCAGAAATTGATTAATGGTGACATGGTTCTCCCGTTGAATGAACTGGCGGATCAGTATGATCCGTATTTTTTTAAAGTCGCAGACCCCGCGAAGCTTGGCTGGTACAGACAGTCTAATGGGAATGTCTACGCCTACCCGAATGCCTCTTCATCCCCCGCGGATTATCAAAAGTATGGACCGTTATTTACATCTAATCAGACCTTTGTTGTTCGCAAAGACATGTATGAAGCACTTGGAAAGCCAGATATGAGCACACCGGAAGGTTTCTTGAGCGCACTTAAGGCTGCGAAAGAGAAGTTTCCGGAGGTAGACGGTCAGCCGCTTATTCCAATTGGCCTGCATGAATTTACGGAGACCGGCAACTATTCGCTGGAAGAGTACCTTCAGAATTTCTTGGCTATTCCACAGCAGAAGGACGGTAAACTATACGATCGTAGAAGTGATCCTACCTATCTAAAATGGCTGAAGGTGTTCCGCCAAGCGCATGAGGATGGGCTGATCCCTACAGATGTTTATATTGATGAGAAACGGCTGGAAAAGGATGAGAAAATAGCGCAAGGCCGCTACTTCGCCATGCTCTATCAGTGGTCTGATTTTTCAGAGATTAATCAAGCCTTATATAAGAAGGACCCGAATAAAGTATATATCGCAATTGATGGTCCGGCGAATGAAGCACATGATCCCCCAACGCTTGCAGGAAATGGTGTCTCTGGCTGGACGGTGACGCTCATCTCGAAGAACGTCAAAGATAAAGAGCGGGCGATTGCCTTCCTCAGTTATTTGCTCAGCGAGGAGGGGAACCGGGATCTGTTCCTCGGAGAGAAGGGCGTTACTTACGATCGAATAGACGGTAAGGATCAGTTTCTGCCCGAGGTCATGCAGCTGCTTAACACCGACCGTCAAGCGTTCGACAGCAAATATGGCGGTTCTTATATGTACTGGATGCTAATGGACACAAACAAGAATTTGGAATGGATGACAGGAATGGATGCTGAACCTGCTAAACAGATCTCGGATTGGACGAGGGGCAAGACGGTCAGCATGTCCGAATTTGAGAATCTGGATCCAGATCCAACGACGAAGGAAGGGATTGCGGAAGGCAAGAATACGCGGCTCTGGGCCGAGACACTGCCGAAGCTGCTAATGGCGAAGTCAGAAGCTGAATTCGATCAGCTATTCGCTGAATATATGAACACCATTACCGAGGCACCCGAGTATGAAGCGATCATCGCTAGCCGCCAAGCAGCTTATGAACGAAATGTAGAGAAGCTGAGATCGACACATAATCCATAG
- a CDS encoding sensor histidine kinase has product MKQEMEFAVIRRLLGIRTFSFKFSLQVKLILSFVIVIFIPVILFSWYTLNEESASALEELAENSKNVLEVEKINIENNIELMGWTGQLALSNREMNNYLQIEQFQDAAQVFRIKNDVVNSFQYYLFNNPRIANVRLFTDNVYVNEIWPVILQESRIQAKPWYEEVMKSSGLPWWEIQENVAITNEPTEPSPNEPFMTYLQEFKYPDNATHNGILEISMKLSNFFSQTFDSVQDKNSQLIVVARSGDVFSLKEAPVFAQHSAEELMSHVKLTRNAAVEELQFKVQGQSYVAFQSYIPSIDLHLVNMVSLADTLEGINQSRVRYIVLISLLVAFLVLLSYSMQSIILRRLKVLRESMQQVRSGNFKVELPPISGTDEVGELGFHYRELILKINELIQEQAARQAAGKEAELRALKNQIDSHFLYNTLENVKMLAELEGQDLISDIMTSLGGMMRYSMEWKQDYVMLTDEIQHVQHYVSVMNIRYDGRLDLRLMIAPECLKQESLKMSLQPAVENAIKHGMSRMHSSDGNLVITISAVRQDQTCIIEVTDSGCGIPTERLELLNRMLRMEESAYLDARKLFVRRDQDSNGIGLRNVDQRLVMSYGAEYGIQIESQEGSYTRVMMTLPYRVMGEGVDLYDQPADRR; this is encoded by the coding sequence GTGAAACAGGAGATGGAATTTGCGGTCATCCGCAGGTTATTGGGGATACGAACCTTTTCATTTAAATTTTCGCTTCAAGTCAAACTGATTCTGTCATTTGTCATCGTCATCTTCATACCGGTAATTCTATTCTCTTGGTACACACTGAATGAAGAGTCTGCCAGTGCATTGGAAGAGTTGGCGGAGAACAGCAAGAATGTGCTGGAGGTTGAGAAGATAAATATTGAGAATAACATAGAGCTGATGGGATGGACCGGTCAGCTAGCCTTATCCAATCGAGAAATGAACAACTATCTGCAAATTGAACAGTTCCAGGATGCAGCGCAAGTTTTTCGTATCAAAAACGATGTGGTCAACAGCTTTCAATATTATCTGTTCAACAATCCACGGATTGCCAATGTCCGGTTGTTTACGGACAATGTGTATGTGAATGAGATTTGGCCCGTTATCCTGCAGGAATCACGTATCCAGGCCAAGCCTTGGTATGAAGAGGTAATGAAGAGCAGCGGACTGCCTTGGTGGGAGATACAGGAGAATGTGGCGATCACGAATGAGCCAACCGAACCTTCACCGAATGAACCGTTCATGACCTATCTGCAGGAATTCAAATATCCGGACAATGCAACACATAACGGAATTCTGGAGATCTCGATGAAGCTGTCGAACTTCTTCTCTCAAACGTTTGACAGTGTGCAGGATAAGAACTCTCAGTTAATCGTAGTGGCAAGGAGCGGAGATGTGTTCAGCTTGAAGGAGGCACCTGTATTCGCTCAGCATAGCGCAGAGGAATTGATGAGCCATGTGAAGCTGACGCGTAATGCAGCTGTCGAGGAGTTACAGTTCAAGGTTCAAGGGCAGTCCTACGTTGCATTTCAGAGCTATATCCCATCGATTGACTTACATCTGGTCAATATGGTGAGTCTTGCGGACACACTCGAAGGTATTAACCAGTCGAGAGTTCGGTATATTGTCCTTATATCACTACTTGTAGCCTTTCTCGTTCTGCTGTCTTATTCGATGCAGTCAATCATTTTGCGCAGGCTTAAGGTATTAAGGGAATCTATGCAGCAGGTGCGAAGCGGCAACTTCAAGGTCGAGCTGCCGCCGATTTCGGGTACGGATGAGGTAGGTGAACTGGGCTTTCATTATCGAGAGCTCATTCTGAAGATTAACGAGCTTATTCAAGAGCAGGCAGCCAGACAGGCAGCGGGTAAGGAAGCCGAGCTGCGGGCATTGAAGAACCAGATTGACTCTCATTTTCTCTACAATACGCTGGAGAACGTCAAGATGCTGGCTGAGCTTGAAGGGCAGGACCTTATATCGGATATCATGACCTCCCTGGGAGGCATGATGCGATATTCGATGGAATGGAAGCAGGATTATGTGATGCTCACCGATGAGATTCAGCATGTTCAGCATTATGTATCGGTTATGAACATTCGTTATGATGGGAGACTTGATCTCCGTTTGATGATTGCACCCGAATGTCTCAAGCAGGAATCGCTCAAGATGTCACTACAGCCCGCAGTCGAGAATGCAATCAAGCATGGGATGAGCCGGATGCATTCGAGCGACGGAAACCTCGTCATTACGATCTCTGCTGTTCGGCAGGATCAGACATGTATTATAGAGGTCACGGATAGCGGCTGCGGCATACCGACGGAAAGGCTTGAATTATTGAACCGAATGTTAAGGATGGAGGAGTCTGCTTACTTGGATGCCCGGAAGCTGTTTGTTCGCAGGGATCAGGACAGCAATGGAATCGGACTCCGCAATGTAGACCAACGCTTAGTGATGAGCTACGGGGCCGAATATGGTATCCAGATCGAGAGTCAGGAAGGAAGCTATACACGCGTCATGATGACTTTGCCTTATCGAGTCATGGGGGAAGGAGTGGACTTATATGATCAGCCTGCTGATCGTCGATGA
- a CDS encoding response regulator, whose protein sequence is MISLLIVDDEKIIRRGLQSVIERKFPKLFSFRFAENGQEALELLDQESADIMLTDIRMPIMDGIELMEQLQDHPVIPEVVLLSGYNDFAYAQKGIRCGVKDYLVKPVVREELFAVLTRLIRDIRIKGERADRADEDASLYAAELVTLHVNQVDVGNAITPNKLKQAGLSWLAGGYTLGLLTRRSGEGPGSADTAYLRNQIAERLQEHMDWTLTRDGKGGMMMIARDPVMFYQLAEKWKLSRDEPGLRIAISGSVQGIEQVRLAYSQAKQTLKYGILLPELDVLDYTSLSKRTEERHVVPVDLIQRLSNLIGMGRRDEIKLLLDQILDVRIISSCEIGYLERISQLLNEELFDKLFRIYGDKVLELLRTYAPVGHIGNFDRFEDYYIAVEQLLHRLDLFIQNRKEQVPTEQNTMQKVLDYLQTHYADDLNMAVVSNHFSLNYSYFSHAFQEYSGESFSNYVRRLRLDKAKELLVHSDLKVYEISAQVGFENVKHFTRIFKDTEGITALEFRGQRRRFETEV, encoded by the coding sequence ATGATCAGCCTGCTGATCGTCGATGACGAGAAGATCATTCGGAGAGGCTTGCAGTCGGTAATTGAGAGAAAGTTTCCTAAGTTGTTCAGCTTCCGATTTGCCGAGAACGGGCAAGAGGCGCTGGAGCTGCTTGACCAGGAATCTGCAGATATTATGCTCACAGATATTCGTATGCCCATTATGGATGGGATTGAGCTGATGGAACAGCTGCAAGACCACCCGGTTATCCCAGAGGTTGTACTGCTGTCCGGCTATAATGATTTTGCTTATGCTCAGAAAGGAATCCGCTGTGGTGTGAAGGATTATCTTGTCAAGCCTGTAGTTCGGGAGGAGCTGTTTGCCGTCCTGACGCGGTTAATACGGGACATAAGGATCAAAGGAGAACGAGCAGACAGGGCAGATGAAGATGCCAGCCTGTATGCTGCCGAGCTGGTTACTTTACATGTGAATCAGGTAGATGTGGGTAATGCCATAACACCGAACAAGCTGAAGCAGGCTGGCCTAAGCTGGTTAGCTGGAGGATATACGCTGGGCTTGCTTACGCGACGCAGTGGGGAAGGACCTGGCAGTGCGGATACAGCTTACCTCCGGAATCAAATCGCTGAACGATTACAAGAGCATATGGATTGGACACTCACTCGTGATGGAAAAGGTGGTATGATGATGATCGCCCGCGATCCGGTGATGTTCTACCAATTGGCAGAGAAGTGGAAACTAAGTAGAGATGAGCCGGGGCTGCGGATTGCAATTAGCGGTTCTGTTCAGGGAATAGAACAGGTACGGCTGGCCTACAGTCAAGCGAAGCAAACGTTGAAATACGGTATTCTGCTTCCTGAGCTTGATGTGCTGGACTACACCAGCTTAAGCAAACGCACTGAGGAGCGGCATGTCGTTCCTGTTGATCTGATTCAGCGATTATCGAATCTCATTGGTATGGGGCGCAGAGATGAGATCAAGCTTCTTCTTGATCAAATCCTTGATGTCCGCATTATTAGCAGCTGCGAGATCGGCTATCTGGAGCGAATTAGCCAGCTGTTGAACGAGGAATTGTTTGATAAGCTGTTCCGCATTTACGGAGATAAGGTGCTTGAATTATTGAGGACGTATGCTCCTGTAGGTCACATTGGAAACTTCGATCGATTCGAAGATTATTACATAGCTGTCGAGCAGCTTCTCCATCGTCTGGATCTGTTTATTCAGAACCGCAAAGAGCAGGTGCCGACGGAACAGAATACGATGCAAAAAGTTCTCGACTACTTGCAGACGCATTATGCTGACGATTTGAACATGGCGGTCGTCTCCAATCATTTCTCGCTCAATTACTCGTATTTCAGCCATGCCTTCCAGGAGTATAGTGGGGAGAGCTTCTCGAACTATGTCCGCCGGCTAAGGCTGGATAAGGCCAAGGAGCTGCTGGTTCACTCTGATCTGAAGGTGTATGAGATCAGTGCGCAGGTTGGATTCGAGAATGTGAAGCATTTTACGAGAATATTCAAAGACACCGAAGGCATCACAGCATTGGAATTCCGAGGCCAGCGAAGGCGGTTTGAAACGGAAGTATAA
- a CDS encoding hydrolase, with the protein MFKDKEDLLTPDNSAIILIDHQPQMLFGTQSADRQVIINNTVGLAKTAKVFNAPIILTTVASESFSGPLHPHIQEVFPEQKPIDRTSMNSWEDENFVNAVRKTGRKKLIMAALWTEVCLAFPTVAAIKDGYEVYIVTDASGGTTTEAHDMAVQRMIQAGAIPVTWLSVLLEYQRDWSRQETYNPVMDVVIQNTGAYGSGVFYAKTMFDAHEG; encoded by the coding sequence ATGTTTAAGGACAAAGAAGATTTGCTTACACCAGACAACTCCGCTATTATCCTTATCGATCATCAGCCACAGATGTTATTTGGCACGCAAAGCGCTGATCGCCAGGTCATTATTAACAACACGGTGGGATTGGCTAAGACGGCTAAAGTATTCAATGCTCCGATCATTCTGACAACGGTGGCTTCCGAATCCTTCTCAGGACCGCTTCACCCGCATATCCAGGAGGTGTTCCCTGAGCAAAAACCAATTGATCGCACCTCTATGAACTCTTGGGAAGATGAGAATTTTGTAAATGCGGTGAGAAAAACAGGCCGTAAGAAACTGATTATGGCCGCTTTGTGGACGGAGGTATGTCTGGCATTTCCGACAGTGGCCGCCATTAAGGACGGTTACGAGGTATATATCGTTACAGATGCTTCGGGTGGAACAACAACAGAGGCTCATGACATGGCCGTGCAGCGGATGATTCAGGCTGGAGCTATTCCAGTCACCTGGCTCTCTGTCCTGCTCGAATATCAGCGCGATTGGTCTCGTCAGGAAACCTATAATCCTGTGATGGATGTGGTCATTCAAAATACGGGTGCTTACGGTTCCGGCGTTTTTTATGCGAAAACGATGTTTGACGCACATGAGGGATAA
- a CDS encoding XapX domain-containing protein, producing the protein MWGSMILALGTGIAIGIVFQSLRIPSPAPPFLGLLGLFGMFLGQRLIPWIKLWLSSK; encoded by the coding sequence ATGTGGGGATCCATGATCTTGGCATTAGGCACAGGGATTGCAATCGGCATCGTGTTCCAATCGCTTCGTATACCCTCTCCCGCACCGCCATTCTTAGGCTTGCTAGGCTTATTCGGCATGTTCCTGGGGCAGCGATTAATTCCATGGATCAAACTCTGGCTATCCAGTAAGTAG
- a CDS encoding amidohydrolase, producing MSEQTRVTEAELIIHNAHMITMDEANPIASAAAIKSGRFIAVGEEAEVMQYQGAATRMVNANKRMLIPGLNDSHIHLIRGGLNYNLELRWDGVPSVADALRMLKAQVDRTPAPHWVRVVGGWTEFQFKERRMPTLDEINRIAPDTPVFILNLYRQAFLNKAALRVVGYTKDTPNPPGGEIQRDSKGNPTGMLIARPNATILYATLARGPKLGYEDQLNSTRLFMRELNRFGITSVIDAGGGFQNYPDDYQVFEELDRREEITVRTAYNLFTQNPNKELADFEKWTASSTPYTGSAYYRHNGAGEMLVYSAADFEDFVEPRPELPAVLEDELFGVTQHLVSQRWPFRLHATYGESISRFLDVFERVNKEVPFKDLRWILDHAETIHERDLERVVALGGSIAVQNRMAFQGEYFVDRYGAEAAENAPPIAKMLTAGLRVGVGTDATRVASYNPWVALYWLVTGKTLGGLSLYPESNRVERHEALRMYTAGNAWFSKEEDVKGQIKAGYYADFSLLSANFLSVPEEEIKKIESVLTVVGGKIVYGVGEFQHLSPLAPKASPDWSPHNYYGGYYKTPISGGTNGQQVLDQQHQQLHHHHRCSHHHGGGFCDLDCFVF from the coding sequence ATGTCCGAGCAAACGCGTGTTACAGAAGCAGAACTCATTATTCATAATGCGCACATGATTACAATGGACGAGGCGAATCCGATCGCTTCCGCTGCAGCCATCAAATCGGGCCGATTTATAGCCGTTGGAGAAGAGGCTGAAGTCATGCAGTATCAAGGGGCAGCAACCCGTATGGTAAACGCCAATAAGCGGATGCTGATTCCGGGACTGAATGATTCTCACATTCATCTGATTCGCGGTGGTTTGAACTACAATCTAGAGCTTCGCTGGGACGGAGTGCCGTCGGTCGCTGATGCTTTGCGTATGCTAAAGGCTCAGGTTGACCGCACACCCGCACCGCATTGGGTTAGAGTTGTGGGTGGTTGGACAGAGTTCCAATTCAAGGAACGCAGAATGCCTACCCTGGACGAGATTAATCGCATCGCACCGGATACACCGGTGTTCATTCTTAATTTGTACCGTCAGGCCTTCTTGAATAAAGCGGCTCTTCGCGTAGTTGGCTATACGAAGGACACACCGAATCCACCAGGCGGCGAGATTCAGCGGGACAGCAAGGGGAATCCAACAGGGATGCTGATCGCAAGACCAAATGCAACGATTCTATATGCAACCTTGGCGCGAGGTCCGAAGCTGGGCTACGAGGATCAGCTGAATTCCACTCGCCTATTTATGCGGGAGCTCAATCGTTTTGGCATCACGAGTGTCATCGATGCCGGCGGCGGTTTTCAGAATTATCCGGATGACTATCAAGTATTTGAAGAGCTGGACCGACGGGAGGAGATCACGGTTCGCACGGCCTATAATCTCTTTACACAGAATCCGAATAAGGAGCTGGCTGATTTCGAGAAGTGGACAGCTTCATCCACCCCTTATACGGGAAGTGCTTATTACCGGCATAACGGTGCGGGTGAAATGCTCGTATACAGTGCGGCAGATTTTGAGGATTTTGTCGAGCCTCGCCCGGAGCTGCCTGCCGTTCTGGAGGATGAGCTGTTTGGGGTTACACAGCATCTTGTTTCGCAGCGGTGGCCATTCCGTCTGCATGCAACATATGGAGAGTCGATCTCCCGATTCTTGGATGTATTTGAACGTGTGAATAAAGAGGTGCCTTTTAAGGATCTGCGCTGGATTCTGGATCATGCCGAGACCATTCATGAGCGAGATTTAGAGCGGGTCGTAGCCTTAGGAGGATCGATCGCTGTCCAAAATCGGATGGCATTCCAGGGAGAGTATTTTGTTGACCGTTATGGGGCTGAGGCAGCCGAGAATGCGCCGCCGATTGCGAAGATGCTTACGGCTGGTCTGCGCGTAGGCGTTGGAACGGACGCGACTCGTGTGGCGAGCTATAATCCATGGGTAGCCTTGTACTGGCTCGTAACGGGCAAAACACTCGGCGGACTCTCCTTGTATCCGGAATCCAACCGTGTGGAGCGCCATGAAGCGCTTCGGATGTATACGGCAGGGAATGCATGGTTCTCCAAGGAAGAGGATGTCAAAGGGCAGATCAAAGCTGGTTATTATGCGGATTTTTCGCTGCTCTCAGCTAACTTCTTGAGTGTTCCTGAAGAGGAGATCAAAAAAATCGAATCGGTATTGACGGTAGTCGGAGGGAAGATCGTCTATGGCGTCGGCGAATTCCAGCATTTATCACCTCTAGCTCCCAAAGCAAGCCCCGACTGGTCGCCGCATAACTATTACGGCGGGTACTATAAGACACCTATATCCGGAGGGACAAACGGCCAGCAAGTGTTAGATCAACAGCATCAACAGCTTCACCATCATCACAGATGCAGTCACCACCATGGCGGCGGATTCTGCGACTTGGATTGTTTTGTGTTCTAA
- a CDS encoding ring-cleaving dioxygenase: MTKKTAGIHHITSFVGNPQRNVDFYAGVLGLRLVKKTVNFDAPEVYHLYFGNEVGSPGTAMTFFPFDGARRGRVGGGQVGLTTFVVPAGALTFWEERLAKLNVEFKRTQRFNETYLQFNDKDGLQLEVVAREEGALSKWSYGGVPADKAIKGFGGAVLYSTNPEQTQNTLRTVMGLDKVGEEGGLVRYRSYGDLGNIIDVNAEPMGWESEGAGTVHHIAWRAQHSEDHVMWREHVVQHGFQATPIIDRQYFNAIYFREQGGILFEIATDPPGFATDEPMESLGEKLQLPPWLESQRDIVEGNLLPIEVRVLGEDIN, from the coding sequence ATGACTAAAAAAACAGCTGGAATTCATCACATTACATCGTTTGTGGGTAATCCGCAGAGAAACGTTGATTTTTACGCGGGGGTATTAGGTCTCCGGCTCGTAAAAAAGACCGTCAACTTCGATGCTCCCGAAGTATATCATCTTTATTTCGGCAATGAAGTGGGAAGTCCAGGCACAGCGATGACGTTCTTTCCATTCGATGGAGCCCGCCGCGGCAGAGTGGGAGGAGGCCAGGTTGGGCTCACAACGTTTGTGGTCCCGGCCGGAGCGTTGACATTCTGGGAAGAGCGATTGGCTAAACTGAACGTTGAATTCAAGCGCACGCAGCGTTTCAATGAGACCTACCTGCAATTCAATGATAAGGACGGCCTGCAGCTGGAAGTGGTTGCGAGAGAAGAAGGGGCGTTAAGCAAGTGGTCCTATGGGGGCGTGCCAGCCGATAAAGCGATCAAAGGGTTTGGCGGAGCAGTGCTATACAGCACGAATCCCGAACAAACCCAGAATACGCTAAGAACCGTTATGGGCTTGGACAAAGTCGGCGAAGAGGGCGGACTGGTACGATATCGTTCCTATGGTGATCTTGGTAACATCATCGACGTTAATGCTGAACCCATGGGATGGGAGAGTGAAGGCGCAGGCACCGTGCATCATATTGCATGGCGGGCACAGCATAGCGAGGATCATGTCATGTGGCGTGAGCATGTTGTGCAGCACGGTTTTCAAGCCACGCCAATTATTGATCGCCAGTATTTTAATGCGATATACTTCCGCGAACAAGGGGGAATCCTGTTTGAGATCGCTACCGACCCTCCAGGATTCGCAACCGATGAGCCTATGGAGAGCCTGGGGGAGAAGCTTCAGCTTCCACCTTGGTTGGAATCCCAGCGAGACATTGTAGAGGGGAATCTTCTTCCCATTGAAGTTCGTGTGTTAGGCGAAGATATAAATTAA
- a CDS encoding type I glyceraldehyde-3-phosphate dehydrogenase, which produces MGKIAIFGFGRIGRQLLRAALLNDLFVPYSISDIKDEAALAALFEVDTNYKRWHEPVQGSEGQITIGDRHIHYLNAAQEIPNWGELGVDLVIDCTGRAVTRSAAELHLHRGANRVLVSGPSKSLEDCDAVLLKGINLSSYDPVEHKIISMASCTTNALAPVVKLVQENYGIKYGLFSTVHSYTNTQSLTDQPMEDRRDSWAAAENIIPSSSGAAKALKFIWKDLQITGKAYRIPTRTGSIAELNLITEKPCTAQEINDMFRKAAQEGELKGVLDVLEGEWASSRIVADPHSSIIDLPLTQVQGELLSVAAWYDNEWGYASRLAEVAAFLAIEQ; this is translated from the coding sequence ATGGGGAAAATTGCGATTTTTGGATTCGGACGCATTGGAAGACAGCTGCTTCGTGCAGCACTGCTTAACGATTTATTTGTACCTTATTCCATCTCAGACATTAAAGATGAAGCTGCGCTGGCTGCCTTGTTTGAAGTAGATACAAATTATAAGCGCTGGCATGAGCCTGTTCAAGGTAGTGAAGGACAAATTACGATAGGCGACCGTCACATCCACTACTTGAATGCAGCACAGGAAATCCCGAACTGGGGAGAGCTCGGTGTCGATCTGGTTATTGATTGCACAGGACGCGCGGTTACACGGTCTGCTGCAGAGCTCCATCTTCACCGGGGAGCCAACCGAGTGCTCGTAAGCGGTCCAAGCAAGAGCCTGGAGGATTGTGATGCAGTGCTCCTAAAAGGCATTAACTTGTCCAGCTATGATCCGGTAGAGCATAAAATTATTAGTATGGCCAGCTGCACGACTAACGCCTTGGCACCTGTAGTTAAATTGGTCCAAGAGAATTATGGGATCAAATATGGCTTATTCTCCACCGTTCATTCGTATACCAATACCCAATCATTGACCGATCAGCCGATGGAAGACCGCAGAGACTCCTGGGCGGCGGCGGAGAACATTATTCCTTCCTCATCTGGAGCTGCCAAAGCACTTAAGTTTATATGGAAGGATCTTCAGATCACAGGCAAAGCCTATCGAATTCCAACCCGAACCGGCAGTATTGCGGAATTGAATCTCATTACGGAGAAGCCGTGTACAGCGCAGGAGATCAATGATATGTTCCGCAAGGCTGCCCAAGAAGGCGAGTTAAAGGGCGTGCTGGATGTGCTGGAGGGAGAGTGGGCTTCTTCCCGTATCGTTGCAGATCCACATTCTTCAATTATTGATCTTCCGCTAACACAGGTTCAAGGCGAGCTCTTATCCGTGGCAGCCTGGTACGACAATGAATGGGGATATGCCTCCCGGTTAGCTGAAGTCGCTGCCTTTCTTGCGATCGAGCAATAA